A part of Bufo bufo chromosome 7, aBufBuf1.1, whole genome shotgun sequence genomic DNA contains:
- the LOC121007831 gene encoding anterior gradient protein 2-like, which yields MQTNLFVCCLLLLCSALGEAATRKPKKQPVPDAGSTAKAEPEAEASAPQVKTLARGWGDSIEWIQTYEEALAKSRELRKPLMVIHHLEDCPFSQELKKAFAADVMAQKLAQEDFVMLNVVHPVADENQSPDGFYVPRVMFVDPSMTVRTDLAGRYSNRLYAYEAGDIPELVTNMKKAKILLHTEL from the exons ATGCAGACCAACCTGTTTGTTTGttgcctccttctcctctgctCAGCGTTGGGAGAGGCGGCTACAAGAAAGCCAAAAAAGCAGCCAGTACCAGATGCCGGCAGCACAGCCAAAGCTGAACCCGAAGCAGAAGCCTCTGCTCCACAAGTCAAAACCCTTGCAAGAG GCTGGGGTGACAGCATTGAGTGGATTCAGACCTATGAAGAAGCTTTGGCCAAGTCTAGGGAACT AAGAAAACCCCTTATGGTGATTCATCACTTGGAAGACTGTCCCTTCAGCCAAG AACTGAAGAAAGCTTTTGCTGCTGATGTTATGGCACAGAAATTGGCACAAGAGGATTTTGTCATGTTAAACGTTGTG CACCCCGTGGCCGATGAGAACCAGTCTCCAGATGGATTCTATGTACCCAGAGTCATGTTTGTGG ATCCATCAATGACCGTCAGGACAGATCTTGCAGGAAGATACTCAAACAGACTGTACGCCTACGAAGCTGGCGATATTCCAGAGT TGGTCACAAACATGAAGAAAGCTAAAATCCTCCTGCACACCGAATTGTGA